A genome region from Cutaneotrichosporon cavernicola HIS019 DNA, chromosome: 5 includes the following:
- a CDS encoding uncharacterized protein (Biotin carboxylase C-terminal domain) — MTVQQNGSRPAGPLRILVANRNEIAVRIQSSIQHLGHIPLGIYTASEGVYAPHLLHLPLESRVQIPGDGAAAYLDIAGVIGAAKEGGADAVIPGYGFLSESPAFAAAVQQAGLLWIGPRPETLALFGDKYASKQFAQQCSVPVLSSTSSNASLDEIREFAKKLPPGTKAILKALEGGGGRGIRIVHDMADIQEAYEGCKREAMSSFGSDKVFAEPFLHGARHIEVQVVGDGQGNAVDVGERECTLQRRHQKLIELCPSPTLARLPKLRAAIIKSALDIAKAGKLLSLSTIEFLFVAPANGHEGHYYFLECNPRLQVEHTVTEEAYGVDLVATQIRLALGEPLKDVLPPTPAVAPRAALQLRINAEKLQPDGTAVGTTGALTAFLTPSGKGIRVDTAAHPPLGGAVGTYRQGLAFDSLLAKIIIVGPDYTSNIARARRALEQLRVAGVQTNRALLLALTEDERVVTNRDISTRFVEQNSEALYTRVQALEKQWAEEAAAAPGGAVEVEMKSSLPPAGPGETYVKVHLPGRLVNLALKDGATIRKGDTVAILESMKMEHTVRSEVSGIVVKTLAKEGDNLDDGAAVALLAVSEGVDDGAGSNDTASKIDLDSKTDSLLELESIRADMQDDSKVRAKATQRRRDRGYRTARENMTHLVDYGTFLEYGDFALAAQRTRLSPEALVATRNDGVIVGWGKVNGRRTAICMYDYGVLAGTQGYFHHQKLDRLFSSVLASPAPLVLYAEGGGGRPGDVDLIHQKVAGLHGPSFTLLAHINARGIPIIGVGNGYLFAGNAALLGTSDFIIATSNKGTSIGMGGPAMIEGGGLGVFAPEDVGPISSHLENGNVDIVAKDEEEATNVAKALLGFFQARPPAPPRSDDFYWTRDPRLFRHAIPTDRKRAYDMHGILDLLSDDDTPFLEIGPHWGQSLITGFIRVQGQTVGVVASNVLSPLGGAIDAPSARKATRFMNILSKTRAGHLLALCDTPGFMVGPRAEPEGGLRAFADYFAAGARFIDEGGQIFGVTIRKAYGLGAQALLGGSTHVPFHSVAWPSGEFAGMGIEGAVRLGMKKELEAIADLEQRAKQEQVFIDEMYARGRAINMAQSTEIDSVIDPAETRDWVIRCLEAVERRSGFDPNTGKRSKL, encoded by the exons ATGACAGTGCAGCAAAATGGCTCACGGCCAGCTG GGCCACTGCGCATCCTCGTTGCGAACCGCAACGAGATTGCCGTCCGCATCCAGTCGTCGATCCAGCACCTTGGCCACATCCCGCTCGGCATTTACACTGCATCGGAGGGTGTGTACGCGCCGCACCTGCTGCATCTGCCACTCGAGTCACGCGTGCAGATCCCCGGCGATGGAGCGGCGGCGTACCTCGACATCGCCGGGGTCATCGGCGCTGCcaaggaaggaggcgcCGACGCGGTTATTCCCGGCTACGGCTTCCTGTCTGAGTCGCCAGCGTTCGCGGCTGCTGTCCAACAAGCCGGGCTACTCTGGATCGGACCGAGGCCTGAGACACTAGCCCTCTTCGGAGACAAGTACGCGTCAAAGCAGTTTGCGCAGCAATGCAGCGTTCCCGTGCTGTCGAGTACGTCGAGCAACGCGTCTCTAGACGAGATTCGCGAGTTTGCAAAGAAACTCCCTCCCGGAACAAAGGCGATCCTCAAGGCACTTGAAGGTGGGGGTGGGCGTGGCATCCGCATTGTGCACGACATGGCGGACATCCAGGAGGCGTATGAGGGAtgcaagcgcgaggcgaTGAGCTCGTTCGGGAGCGACAAGGTGTTTGCTGAACCGTTCCTCCACGGCGCACGCCATATCGAGGTACaggtcgtcggcgatggGCAGGGCAAcgctgtcgacgtcggcgagcgtgaGTGCACTCTTCAGCGGAGGCACCAGAAGCTCATCGAGCTCTGTCCCTCGCCTACACTCGCGCGGCTTCCCAAACTACGGGCCGCCATCATCAAGTCGGCCCTCGACATCGCCAAGGCTGGCAAGCTCCTGTCTCTCTCGACAATCGAGTTCCTCTTTGTGGCCCCGGCCAACGGGCATGAAGGCCACTACTACTTCCTCGAGTGCAACCCCCGCTTGCAGGTTGAGCACACCGTCACAGAGGAGGCGTATGGCGTCGATCTTGTGGCGACGCAGatccgcctcgctctcggcgaGCCTCTCAAGGACGTGCTTCCTCCCACGCCGGCTGTTgcgcctcgcgccgcaCTTCAGTTGCGCATCAATGCCGAGAAGCTGCAGCCCGACGGCACAGCCGTGGGCACGACTGGTGCACTGACGGCATTCCTGACACCGAGCGGCAAGGGCATCCGTGTCGACACGGCCGCGCACCCTCCCCTCGGCGGTGCGGTAGGAACCTATCGGCAGGGCTTGGCGTTCGACTCTCTGCTGGCCAAAATCATCATCGTTGGCCCCGACTACACAAGTAACATTGCACGCGCCAgacgcgcgctcgagcagctccgCGTCGCTGGCGTACAGACCAACCGCGCtctgctcctcgctcttacagaggacgagcgcgttgTAACGAACCGCGACATCAGCACGCGCTTCGTGGAGCAGAACTCGGAAGCGCTCTACACGCGCgtccaggcgctcgagaagcaatgggcggaggaggcagcGGCTGCCCCGGGCGGAGCagtggaggtcgagatgAAGAGCTCCCTGCCTCCGGCGGGCCCGGGTGAGACGTATGTCAAGGTTCATCTCCCTGGCCGGCTTGTCAACTTGGCACTCAAGGACGGCGCGACTATCCGCAAGGGCGACACGGTCGCAATTCTCGAGAGCATGAAAATGGAGCACACGGTGCGCTCCGAGGTGTCGGGAATAGTGGTCAAGAcgctcgccaaggagggcgacaaCCTGGATGATGGGGCGGCTGTCGCACTCCTTGCGGTCAGTGAGGGAGTTGATGACGGGGCTGGCTCGAATGATACCGCGTCTAagatcgacctcgactcAAAGACCGACTcactcctcgagctcgagagcaTCCGAGCCGATATGCAGGACGACAGCAAGGTTCGCGCCAAGGCAACGCAGCGCCGTCGAGACCGCGGGTACCGCACGGCACGCGAGAATATGacccacctcgtcgactACGGCACGTTCCTCGAATATGGCGACTTTGCGCTTGCCGCTCAGCGCACGCGTCTCTCGCCTGAAGCATtggtggcgacgcgcaACGACGGTGTCATCGTCGGCTGGGGCAAGGTCAACGGCCGCCGCACCGCCATCTGCATGTACGACTATGGTGTATTGGCGGGGACGCAGGGCTACTTCCACCACCAGAAGCTCGACCGTCTGTTTAGCTCCGTGCTGGCCAGCCCTGCGCCGCTGGTGCTCTACGCCGAGGGTGGCGGGGGTCGGCCTGGTGATGTTGACCTCATCCACCAGAAGGTTGCCGGGCTACACGGGCCGTCATTCACGCTCCTCGCACACATCAACGCGCGCGGTATTCCCATCATCGGCGTTGGTAATGGCTACCTGTTCGCAGGCAACgctgcgctcctcggcaccTCGGACTTTATCATCGCGACGAGCAATAAGGGCACTAGTATTGGCATGGGCGGGCCGGCGATGATCGAAGGCGGAGGTCTAGGTGTATTCGCGCCTGAAGACGTCGGGCCCATAAGCTCGCACCTAGAGAACGGCAACGTCGACATTGTTGCCaaggatgaagaggaggccACGAATGTCGCCAAGGCGCTGCTCGGCTTCTTCCAGGCTCGCCCGCCCGCACCGCCCCGCTCGGACGACTTTTACTGGACACGCGACCCGCGTCTTTTCCGGCACGCCATCCCCACGGACCGTAAGAGGGCGTACGATATGCACGGCATCCTGGACTTGctgagcgacgacgacacaCCGTTCCTTGAGATTGGGCCCCACTGGGGCCAATCGCTGATCACGGGCTTCATTCGTGTGCAAGGCCAGACGGTCGGCGTGGTTGCGAGCAACGTCCTCTCGcctctcggcggcgcgatcGACGCCCCAAGTGCCCGCAAAGCGACGCGCTTCATGAACATCCTCTCCAAGACGCGTGCCggccacctcctcgcgctctgTGACACGCCCGGCTTCATGGTTGGCCCGCGCGCCGAACCGGAAGGGGGTCTGCGTGCGTTCGCAGACTACTTTGCAGCAGGCGCACGCTtcatcgacgagggcggccaGATCTTTGGTGTCACCATTCGTAAGGCGTATGGGCTCGGTGCGCAAGCGCTGCTCGGCGGCAGCACGCACGTGCCGTTCCACAGCGTGGCGTGGCCCAGCGGCGAGTTTGCCGGCATGGGCATCGAGGGCGCCGTGCGGCTTGGCATgaagaaggagctcgaggctattgccgacctcgagcagcgcgccaagcaggagcaggtgttcatcgacgagatgTACGCGCGCGGACGAGCTATCAACATGGCCCAGAGCACGGAGATTGACAGCGTCATCGACCCTGCCGAGACGCGCGACTGGGTCATCCGCTGCCTGGAGGCGGTTGAGCGCCGGTCAGGCTTCGACCCCAACACGGGCAAGCGGTCCAAGTTGTAA
- a CDS encoding uncharacterized protein (Endoplasmic Reticulum-Golgi Intermediate Compartment (ERGIC)) has translation MYHSQQNPRAYGGISSPPAQEEQDGNSLLKELDKIAPMKSFDAFPKVQSTYTAHSRRGGVLTVIVSLLIFLLVLNDLGEFLYGEPDYSFSIDSDLENDLQLNVDLTVAMPCQYLSIDLRDAVGDRLHLSSAFAKEGTIFEAGRATPQKLAKVSKAPSASKIISDSRRSTPNQKKSLSGMRALFSKGTDQLKHFQYRPTHNWVKDGPACRVYGSLSVKKVTGNLHITTLGHGYMGSGHHTDHDLMNLTHVVHEFSFGPFFPAIAQPLDMSLETTNHPFTAFQYFLRIVPTTYIDANRRMLMTSQYAVTEATRVLGHNDAVPGIFFKYDLEPMTITIRERTTTLYQFLIRLVGVIGGVWTVAAFSLRVANRAQKEVTKAVAGEKDVIPSSLSRPSSTRRSSSFLGMGSASPGIGRTNSWLSVEGSGEWKRR, from the exons ATGTACCATTCTCAACAAAACCCACGAGCGTATGGCGGAATATCTTCCCCTCCCGCGCAGGAGGAGCAAGACGGCAACTcgctgctcaaggagctcgatAAGATCGCGCCCATGAAGAGCTTTGATGCCTTCCCAAAG GTCCAATCGACGTACACTGCACACTCGCGTAGAGGCGGTGTTCTCACTGTGATCGTTAGCCTGCTCATCTTTCTGCTTGTCCTT AACGACCTGGGCGAGTTCCTATACGGCGAGCCAGATTACTCGTTCTCCATCGACTCAGACCTGGAAAATGACTTGCAACTGAACGTCGACCTCACTGTGGCTATGCCGTGCCAGT ACCTGTCCATAGACCTACGTGATGCCGTGGGGGATCGCCTTCACCTCAGTAGCGCGTTCGCAAAGGAAGGA ACCATCTTTGAAGCTGGCCGTGCGACTCCTCAGAA GCTCGCCAAAGTGTCCAAGGCACCATCTGCATCCAAGATCATCTCAGACTCGCgacgctcgacgccgaacCAGAAGAAGTCGCTGTCTGGCATGCGCGCACTATTCTCCAAGGGCACCGATCAGCTGAAGCACTTCCAGTACCGTCCAACTCACAACTGGGTCAAGGACGGCCCAGCATGCCGCGTCTATGGCAGTCTGTCGGTAAAGAAGGTGACGGGCAACTTGCACATTACGACTCTTGGCCACGGCTACATGGGCAGCGGTCATCACACAGACCATGATC TCATGAACCTCACTCATGTCGTTCATGAGTTTTCGTTTGGCCCGTTCTTCCCGGCTATCGCACAGCCCCTCGACATGAGTCTCGAGACGACGAACCACCCGTTCACCGCGTTCCAGTACTTTCTCCGTATAGTCCCAACCACCTACATTGACGCCAACCGCCGCATGCTCATGACCTCTCAG taTGCTGTGACTGAAGCGACTCGCGTGTTGGGTCATAACGACGCTGTGCCCGGCATCTTCTTCAAGTACGACCTTGAGCCGATGACCATCACGATCCGTGagcggacgacgacgctgtACCAGTTCCTCATCCGGCTCGTTGGCGTTATCGGCGGCGTGTGGACCGTTGCCGCGTTCAGCCTGCGTGTTGCGAACCGCGCCCAGAAGGAGGTGACTAAGGCTGTCGCTGGGGAGAAGGACGTCATCCCGTCCTCTCTCTCCCGACCTTCATCAACCAGGCGGAGCTCTTCGTTCCTGGGGATGGGTTCTGCGTCGCCCGGTATCGGGCGGACGAATAGCTGGCTCTCAGTGGAGGGCTCGGGGGAGTGGAAGCGTCGGTAG
- the SVF1 gene encoding uncharacterized protein (Svf1-like C-terminal lipocalin-like domain) — protein MSWFGGSKSAKEDTAPNFWPAPSYTKGYAVPTDKDTEWMCISNKGFQTETQVWYSILPDGSFLMVQVIWSFLGMFIIPATAQMTFKYYNPNTKQQVWKSVNVGNFKHEGKSCKSDHFTVQNAGSAGGEETYTITANLDNQVQLDLVYTKPANALGFKYGQGEDGGYSIFGKEKPIDKREGFVFHRFHPMAWSKGTITIEGNQIDATGDAVFIHAIQSGMRPNIARRWNFTYFTTGGTAEKSELGSVRAVQMEFQTTDDYGSAGKGSGHTKVNVGAVYTSTLPKSVLLGVGQTSAVKPDQYPTISDDTCVAEHLACLPDADTGYDAPHGLSFTWAGDRVDGQGKAKASVTVNDAWAGLMEKVDVLAELPYVIRKTVTAVTGAKPYIFQYHNNATLDVELDGKTVSVPGYMFSEASFVSP, from the exons ATGTCGTGGTTTGG TGGCAGCAAGAGCGCGAAGGAGGACACTGCGCCCAACTTCTGGCCCGCTCCGTCGTACACCAAGGGCTATGCCGTCCCCACGGACAAGGACACCGAG TGGATGTGCATCAGTAACAAGGGATTCCAGACCGAGACGCAGGTTTGGTACTCGATCCTGCCAGACGGCAGCTTCCTCATGGTCCAGGTCATCTGGAGCTTCCTCGG CATGTTTATCATCCCTGCCACCGCGCAGATGACGTTCAAGTACTACAACCCCAACACCAAGCAGCAGGTGTGGAAGTCGGTCAACGTCGGCAATTTTAAGCATGAGGGCAAGAGCTGCAAGTCTGACCACTTT ACCGTCCAGAATGCTGGCTCGGCAGGCGGCGAGGAAACCTACACAATCACTGCCAACTTGGACAACCAggtccagctcgacctAGTCTACACCAAGCCTGCCAACGCGCTCGGCTTCAAGTACGgccagggcgaggacggcggcTACTCAATCTTTGGCAAGGAAAAGCCTATCGACAAGCGCGAGGGCTTCGTCTTCCA CCGCTTCCACCCCATGGCCTGGAGCAAGGGCACAATTACGATCGAGGGCAATCAGATTGATGCTACTGGCGATGCCGTCTTCATCCACGCGATCCAGTCTGGTATGCGCCCCAAC ATTGCCAGGCGTTGGAACTTTACCTACTTCACCACTGGTGGCACTGCAGAGAAGTCGGAGCTTGGCTCTGTTCGGGCTGTCCAGATGGAGTTCCAGACTACT GACGATTACGGATCCGCCGGCAAGGGCTCGGGTCACACCAAGGTCAACGTCGGTGCTGTCTATACCTCTACACTTCCGAAGTCGGTGctccttggcgttggcCAGACGTCCGCTGTCAAGCCCGACCAGTACCCCACGATCAGCGATGACACGTGTGTCGCCGAGCACCTTGCGTGCCtccccgacgccgacaccgGCTACGACGCTCCTCATGGCCTGTCCTTCACGTGGGCTGGCGACCGTGTCGATGGCCAaggcaaggccaaggcatCCGTCACTGTCAACGACGCCTGGGCCGGCCTCATGGAGAAGGTCGACGTCCTGGCGGAGCTGCCTTACGTGATCCGCAAGACTGTGACTGCTGTTACGGGTGCCAAGCCTTACATCTTCCAGTACCACAACAACGCGACtcttgacgtcgagctggacggTAAGACGGTCTCTGTACCGGGCTACATGTTCTCCGAGGCTTCATTCGTCTCGCCTTAG
- a CDS encoding uncharacterized protein (Uncharacterized ACR, YdiU/UPF0061 family): MTQSQLPIHRLPLPAKTFQKALTRLDLDSEPSAQRRSTGFPTSTRGVWAPVQPLWTEWPLRVTKAEALELGADVDKGEGVDVEDVLHRWDPVDKEEKGDNGLALGSSAHRLKLEPILLGVSEIARAEVLPLLDVGDAADINATTDRDVSPARAALVDVLSGRKILSSADYGPWATRYCGHQFGQWAGQLGDGRAMSLIETISDAGLTEIQVKGAGRTPFSRSADGLAVLRSGVREYLGCEAVAALGIPTTRSLAILTSPIIVIRENGRELSSLVARTAPTFIRIGHFEAMNPGEAGRRSYQIHFGGGWNNVHEAEADKASPLGGHGNLDGLRDLTLWVKDEIMHSNGSIEDWFLDVVRRNADTVAAWQVYGFMHGVLNTDNISIMGLTIDYGPYAFMDVFDPQHICNHSDPGGLYSYRNQPNRVLFALDSLASSLLPILGYEKLNGAPPPAGWGESASTDDVRKWEEAGLAAIEGWNDIFTKTQEKAERDGWKMRFGFKTYKDDDDRSIVRNFQSMLKACSADFGASLRLLAALEPSRADEDGYIRKFAKRLIAATTADLPPDSVMRAEEDAGAWLRVYAARAAQDSEVEGWKKDAPDGKWEVARTAAMRKVNPRFILRQWVLEEVISTMDSALKDADVPTARRALALVLDIASNPFESYGEREDGSIRDDLDDATADRARLCGLGPRDMLGFQCSCSS, translated from the exons ATGACTCAATCGCAGCTTCCCATCCACCGCCTCCCGCTACCCGCCAAAACATTCCAAAAGGCACTCACGCGGCTCGACTTGGACAGCGAGCCTTCGGCGCAACGACGCAGCACAGGCTtcccgacctcgacgcggggCGTGTGGGCACCTGTACAGCCGCTGTGGACGGAATGGCCACTGCGAGTGACTAAAGCTGAGGCActggagctcggcgccgacgtcgacaagggcgagggcgtcgacgtcgaggatgtcCTCCATCGCTGGGACCcggtcgacaaggaggagaagggcgatAACGGGCTCGCACTCGGGAGCAGCGCACACAGActcaagctcgagcccatccttcttggcgtgagcgagattgcgcgcgccgaggtgctCCCGCTTCTTGACGTTGGCGATGCGGCTGACATCAACGCCACGACCGACAGAGATGTATCGCCTGCGCGTGCGGCGCTTGTGGACGTACTTTCTGGTCGTAAGATCCTTTCGTCTGCCGACTATGGTCCATGGGCGACGAGATACTGCGGACACCAGTTCGGTCAGTGGGCTGGCcagcttggcgacggcCGAGCAATGAGCCTCATCGAGACGATAAGCGATGCCGGCCTCACCGAGATCCAAGTCAAGGGTGCAGGTCGGACACCATTTTCGCGCTCGGCGGACGGTCTCGCGGTTCTGCGGTCCGGCGTGCGAGAGTACCTGGGCTGCGAGGCAGTTGCGGCGCTGGGCATCCCGACTACGCGGTCACTGGCGATCCTGACGTCACCAATCATCGTCATCCGTGAGAACGGCCGCGAGCTCAgctcgctcgtcgcgcgcactGCGCCAACGTTCATCCGCATCGGGCACTTTGAGGCGATGAACCCGGGCGAAGCGGGGCGCAGGAGTTACCAGATCCATTTCGGTGGAGGGTGGAACAACGTCCACGAGGCTGAAGCGGACAAAGCCTCGCCGCTCGGAGGGCACGgcaacctcgacggcctgcGCGACCTGACGCTCTgggtcaaggacgagatcATGCACTCCAACGGCAGCATCGAGGACTGGTTCCTCGACGTGGTGCGCCGCAATGCCGACACGGTTGCGGCGTGGCAGGTGTACGGATTCATGCATGGTGTCTTG aacACGGACAACATCTCGATCATGGGCCTCACAATCGACTACGGCCCATACGCTTTCATGGACGTCTTCGACCCACAGCACATCTGCAATCACTCGGACCCAGGTGGACTATACTCGTACCGCAACCAGCCGAACCGCGTTCTGTTCGCACTCGACTCGTTGGcgtcctcgctcctccCGATTCTGGGATACGAAAAGCTGAACGGCGCACCGCCACCAGCGGGATGGGGTGAAAGCGCGAGCACGGACGACGTGCGCAAGTGGGAAGAGGCTGGTCTCGCCGCAATTGAAGGCTGGAACGACATCTTCACCAAGACACAGGAGAAAGCCGAGCGTGACGGCTGGAAGATGCGGTTCGGCTTCAAGACGTACaaggacgatgacgaccgCTCGATTGTGCGCAACTTCCAGAGCATGCTCAAGGCGTGCTCGGCCGACTTTGGCGCGTCGCTCCGCCTGTTGGCGGCCCTTGAGCCCtcccgcgccgacgaggacgggtACATCCGCAAGTTTGCTAAACGACTCatcgcggcgacgacggcagACCTGCCGCCTGATTCAGTGATgcgggccgaggaagacgcgGGTGCATGGCTCCGTGTCTACGCTGCTCGCGCGGCCCAGGACTctgaggtggaggggtggaAGAAGGATGCGCCGGACGGCAAATGGGAGGTCGCGCGCACTGCTGCCATGCGCAAGGTCAACCCACGGTTCATCTTGCGCCAGTGGGTGCTTGAGGAGGTTATCAGCACGATGGACAGTGCTCTTAAGGACGCTGATGTGCCGacagctcgccgcgctctcgccctGGTCCTTGACATCGCGAGCAACCCGTTCGAGAGCTACGGCGAGCGGGAGGACGGTAGCATTCGGGACGATCTTGATGACGCTACCGCcgaccgcgcgcgcctgTGTGGCCTCGGTCCGCGTGACATGCTTGGATTCCAGTGCAGCTGCAGCAGCTAG
- the hob1 gene encoding uncharacterized protein (BAR domain), producing MKGFTKAIQRTPHNLGSRMGMSKKSSDPEFEDWERKFSAVEAASEKMHRDSIVFRDGVTSLLDSGSSFSGALATLFSPIGAEYDIGSKFPQADVTIKNIASYQGLMDELRETLAPELELIESRIVQPSLELNNICKKIRKTIVKREHKLQDFDRHNNSLNKLRAKKEKSLSDEKNLFKTEEAFDLASGEYEHFNNLLKTEMPAFLAMATRFIDPLFHSFYYMQLNVYYIMLEKLQSFSDGKYDLSRRDIEDLYLEQRGDAAEQMDDLQITKRIQSTAKMLQQHRIVSGTSAPGRPGSKAGLDRKTSSGSSYSRTNVAAPPPYSAAPASSTSSFAAGKKAPPPPPALKPKPGTPPKQYCTAIFDYEAQAEGDLSFSAGDRIEIVERTNSAEDWWTGKVNGRQGIFPGNYTQVD from the exons ATGAAGGGCTTCACCAAAGCTATTCAGCG CACGCCGCACAACCTCGGCAGCCGCATGGGCATGTCCAAGA AGTCTTCGGATCCCGAGTTTGAGGACTG GGAGCGCAAGTTCAGCGCGGTGGAGGCTGCGTCCGAGAAGATGCACCGTGACTCGATCGTGTTCCGGGACGGCGTGACGT CCCTTCTCGACTCTGGTTCGAGCTTTTCCGGTGCACTTGCGACGCTATTCTCTCCCATTGGCGCCGAGTACGATATTGGGTCCAAGTTTCCCCAGGCCGACGTGACGATCAAGAACATTGCGTCGTACCAAGGTCTCATGGATGAGCTTCGGGAAACTCTTgcgcccgagctcgagttGATCGAGTCGCGGATCGTCCAGCCCAGCCTCGAGTTGAACAACATTTGCAAAAAGATCCGTAAGACGATTGTCAAGCGCGAGCACAAGCTGCAGGACTTTGACCGTCACAACAACAGTCTCAACAAGCTGCgtgccaagaaggagaagagcCTTAGTGACGAAAAGAACCTCTTCAAGACCGAGGAGGCATTTGACCTCGCATCTGGCGAGTACGAGCACTTTAACAACCTGCTCAAGACCGAGATgcccgccttcctcgccatgGCTACACGCTTCATCGACCCTCTCTTCCACAGCTTTTACTACATGCAGCTCAACGTCTACTACATCATGCTCGAGAAGCTCCAGTCCTTCTCGGACGGCAAGTATGACCTCTCCCGCCGCGACATCGAGGACCTCTACCTCGAGCAGCGTGGTGACGCCGCTGAGCAGATGGACGACCTCCAGATAACTAAGCGCATCCAGAGCACCG CCAAAATGCTCCAGCAGCACCGCATCGTCAGCGGCACCTCGGCGCCTGGGCGCCCTGGGTCCAAGGCTGGGCTCGACCGCAAGACGTCGAGCGGCTCGTCGTATTCGCGCAccaacgtcgccgcgcCCCCTCCTTACTCTGCCGCGCCAGCCAGCTCCACGTCGTCGTTTGCCGCCGGCAAGAAggctccgcctcctccgccagcCCTCAAGCCAAAGCCTGGGACCCCGCCAAAGCAGTACTGCACGGCTATCTTCGACTACGAAGCTCAGGCCGAGGGTGACTTGTCGTTCAGTGCGGGAGATCGCATCGAGATTGTCGAGCGCACAAACTCTGCCGAAGACTGGTGGACTGGTAAGGTTAACGGCCGCCAGGGTATCTTCCCCGGTAACTATACTCAGGTCGACTAG
- the LUC7 gene encoding uncharacterized protein (small nuclear ribonucleoprotein), whose protein sequence is MGKMAEVQRRLLEQMMGPEAMGFNPPNLDWWNEKVCRDYLFGTCLHDTFSNTKMDLGPCPKTHSDRILKQFQEAQKETPPDPRIAAFRQEHENNIYQFVDECDRRIRASQRKLEKTPEENRKTVDLMKEIGEIELAIQGGTDEIEELGAEGKVDESMEKLAAVDALKQLKNDKEKELQVLNENAGASGHQKLRVCEICGAMLSVLDSDKRLADHFGGKMHLGFHELRKLMALWAEERMRGPPPAPLSVPPPSVVPSGPPPPGPGGNRPPVPPFPLADDKREAGEIGEDGTDRSRSRDRFDDRRGSSGRDRYDDRERFGTRDRYGDRERDRYGDREKSRYDDRDRRDKYDDDRRRDRSRSPSKRRVV, encoded by the exons ATGGGGAAAATGGCAGAGGTGCAGCGTAggctgctcgag caaaTGATGGGCCCGGAGGCGATGGGCTTCAACCCACCTAACCTCGACTGGTGGAACGAGAAGGTATGCCGCGACTACCTCTTTGGCACGTGTCTGCACGACACGTTCAGCAACACT AAAATGGACCTCGGGCCGTGTCCCAAGACCCACTCGGATCGTATTTTGAAGCAGTTCCAGGAGGCGCAGAAGGAGACGCCACCGGACCCGCGAATCGCTGCGTTCCGGCAGGAGCACGAGAACAACATCTACCAGTTTGTCGACGAGTGCGACCGGCGCATCCGCGCATCTcagcgcaagctcgagaagaCACCCGAGGAGAACCGCAAGACGGTCGACTTAATGAAGGAGATTGGCGAGATTGAACTCGCGATTCAGGGTGGGACagacgagatcgaggagctcggcgccgagggcaaggtcgacgaaTCGATGGAGAAGCTTGCGGCTGTCGACGCGCTGAAGCAACTCAAGaacgacaaggagaaggagttGCAGGTGCTCAACGAGAACGCGGGAGCTAGTGGGCACCAGAAACTGCGCGTGTGTGAGATCTGCGGTGCCATGCTCAGTGTCCTCGACTCTGACAAGCGTCTCGCGGACCACTTCGGCGGCAAGATGCACCTTGGCTTCCACGAGTTGCGCAAGCTGATGGCTTTgtgggccgaggagcgAATGCGCGGCCCGCCTCCGGCCCCTCTCAGCGTTCCCCCGCCGTCTGTTGTGCCTTCGGGGCCACCACCTCCTGGGCCAGGAGGGAACCGCCCGCCCGTTCCGCCGTTCCCGCtggccgacgacaagcgcgaggccggcgagataggcgaggacggcaccgatcgctcgcgctcgcgcgacaGATTCGACGACCGGCGCGGAAGCTCTGGACGCGACCGCTATGACGACCGCGAAAGGTTCGGCACCCGTGACCGATATGGGGACCGCGAGCGTGACCGCTATGGAGACCGTGAAAAGAGCCGGTacgacgaccgcgaccgtAGGGATAAGTACGA cgacgACCGGAGGCGCGaccgctcgcgctcgccatccaAGCGCCGCGTTGTGTAG